From Methanomassiliicoccaceae archaeon:
GACCGTCGAAGGCGACGTGCACGACATAGGCAAATCGATCTGCTCGACGATGCTCCAGTGCGGAGGCTTCGACGTAGTCGACCTCGGCAGGGACGTCCCGTCCAAGGATTTCGTCGCCCAGGTAAGGGACAACGGATGCACTATGCTCGGGATGTCGGCCCTCATGACGACCACGATGACGGTCCAGAGGGACGTCATCGGCATGCTCAAGGACGCAGGCATAAGGGACAACGTGAAAGTGATGGTCGGCGGAGCGCCGGTCACGCAGACATGGGCGGACAAGATCGGGGCCGACTGCTACAGCGAGTCGGCGTCCGAGCAGGTCGGGAAGGCGAAGGCGCTTCTGGGGTGAACAATCATGGCAGAATTTTGTACACGCAGAGGAGACGGAGCAACACTGTTCCTTTCTAAAGAACAGATAAGACACGACATCGAAGCCGGTGCGGCAGACGCCGCAGACATGGGCGGAGTGAAGATGATCTCGTCTGACGAGATGGAGCGCCTCATGGAGATCGTGTGCGCCAAGGACAAGATTGTAAGTGTCCAGCGCGGAAACGAGGTAGTTCTTTCGTACGACATCGGACAGCTGGATATGACCGGAGACAACGGTAACAGCGGAGGAGGAGTTCCGGCGAGCAGGCTCAACGGAGCACTCGTACACGAGCGCACCCTCTGTGCAGACACTTTCGAGCTTGCCCACTCCGATTACAGCATAAAGCCAACCAAGCCGGTCATCGCAAACGAGATGAACGACATGGAGGTAATCCAGAATAACATCATC
This genomic window contains:
- a CDS encoding cobalamin-dependent protein (Presence of a B(12) (cobalamin)-binding domain implies dependence on cobalamin itself, in one of its several forms, or in some unusual lineages, dependence on a cobalamin-like analog.), which translates into the protein TVEGDVHDIGKSICSTMLQCGGFDVVDLGRDVPSKDFVAQVRDNGCTMLGMSALMTTTMTVQRDVIGMLKDAGIRDNVKVMVGGAPVTQTWADKIGADCYSESASEQVGKAKALLG